In Polaribacter pacificus, the genomic window TGCGTTGTCTGTGGTGTATTCAAACTTAGGAATATAACTAGTCCAACCCCAATGTTGCTCAGCCATTTTAAGGCGTTTTCTAATTTCTGAATTAGCAGAAACTCCTCCAGCAATAGCAATATGGGTAATTTGAGTTTGTTTGACTGCATTTTTAAGTTTGTCCATTAAAATTTCTATGATGGTGTACTGTATGGATGCACAAATATCGTAGAGGTTTTCTTTAATGAAATTAGGTTGCTCTTTTTCTTGTTTTTGGATAAAGTATAAAATGGCCGTTTTTAATCCGCTAAAACTAAAATCAAGATCTCCAACTTTAGGTTTGGTAAACTTAAAAGCTTTTGGGTTTCCCAACTGTGCGTATTTGTCAATTAAGGGTCCTCCAGGATAAGGAAGTCCAAGTATTTTTGCAGATTTATCAAACGCTTCTCCAACCGCATCATCAATGGTTTCTCCTAAAATTTCCATATCAAAATGATTGTTTACTTTAACAATCTGAGTATGACCTCCGCTTATGGTAAGGCAGATAAATGGAAAAGGAGGAATCCTGCTATCTTCTTCTTTGATAAAGTGCGCTAAAATATGAGCTTGCATATGGTTAACATCTAACAATGGAATCTTTAAACCCAAAGCCAAAGATTTTGCAAAGGAAGTACCAACTAACAAAGAACCCATTAATCCAGGACCTCTTGTAAAAGCTATTCCATGTAATTGGTGTTTTTCTATGTTGGCTTCTTTTAGTGCTTGTTGTACCACGGGTACAATGTTTTGTTGATGGGCTCTTGAAGCCAACTCTGGCACCACACCACCGTATTTAGCATGCACCTCTTGATTGGCAACCACATTGCTTAAAACTACTCCGTTGCAAATTACGGCAGCACTCGTGTCATCACATGATGATTCTATTCCTAAAATATAGATTGACTTTTGGCTCAAACGATTAATTGTTTTAAATTGCTTGTGCAAAAATATCGATTCAAATTCAATAGTTATTAAAAATTGAACTTTCTTTGCAATTAATGGCAGCATTTTTGATTATTATCACAATAAGGCTACTTAATTTAAACAAAATTGACCATCAAAAACACGATTCGTAAAATAGTACATTTATTCAGCTATATGCTGCTTTTTTTGTTTTTGATGAGCATCGTTTTTTCTATTCCTGCTGTTCAAACTCGATTGGCCAAAACTCTTACTAAAACATTAAATAAAGAATTTAAAACAGACATTGTTGTAAAGCAGGTTGATTTGTCTTTTTTGGGTTCTGTTCGTTTAAAAGGAGTTGAAATAAGAGACCATCATAAAGACACCTTACTTTTTGTTGATAAGCTAAGTACTTCTTTGCGAGATGTTAAAAAAATAATGGACAACGATGTAAATTTAGGGAACGTTTCTCTTGATGGTGTTCAGTTTTTTATGACAACCTACAAAGGTGAAACTGATGATAATTTAGCTGTTTTTGTTGAGAAATTTAATACGGATACTCCTGTAGATTCTTTGGCTCCAACATTTTTACTGTCCACAAAAAACATCTATCTTAACAATCTTACTTTTCGTATTTCAGATGCCAATAACAAAGAGCCTTTATCATTGGCATTATCAGATGCAGGTGGTAGTTTGAGTGATTTTCGTATCGAAGGAGCCAATGTATATGCTAAGCTTCGCGGTTTATACTTTAATCATACCACAGGAATTGAGGTTGTAGATTTAACCACTGATTTTACCTATACCACTTCACAAATGCTGTTTGAGAACACCCGAATCAAGACAGCACATTCATTAGTTCAGGCCAATATTAAATTTGATTATAATCGAGAGGATTTACAATTTTTTACAGACAAAGTACTTATAAAAGCAAGCATCGATCAAAGTGATTTGGCTATGCAAGACCTGCATAAATTATACGAAGAAATTGACGGTGATGATATTTTGCATTTTAATGGAGAGTTTAATGGGTATTTAAACAATTTTAAGATAAACGGGTTTGATTTAGTTTCTGATGAAGGAATGAAAATTAAATCAGAAATGAGTTTTAAAAATATTTTAAATGCTGATAAAGATTTTCTCTTTGATGCCGCTTTAACAAATATTACAGCAAACCACCAGCAATTAAAAAGCATACTTCCTAATTTGCTTGGTAAAACCCTGCCAACAGAATTGTCACGGTTAGGTAATTTTAGACTTTCTGGTAAGACCTTTGTTAGTAGTGATAAGATTAAGGCCAATGTATTGATCAATTCAAAACTAGGAAAAGCGAGAGCAGACCTAGAACTTACAAATATTACAAATATTGACAACTCAGATTACAAAGGAAGAATTTCTTTGATTGATTTTAATATTGGTGCTTTTATTAATGAATCATTGTTTGGTAAGGTTAGCTTGGATGCCGATGTAAATGGTTCTGGTTTTAAATTAGAAAATATCAATACCGGAGTTATAGGAAGTATTAAACAACTAGAGTTTAATGATTATGTGTATCAAAACTTATATGTCGATGGTCTTTTTCAGAATCGTTTGTTTAATGGGAATTTAAAAGTTGATGATGCATTTTTAAAAATGCGATTTAATGGTTTGGCAGATTTTTCGTCAAGCGTCAATAAATTTGATTTTACGGCAAGTATAGAAGAAGCTAATTTACTTAAAACGAATTTGTTTACCAGAGATAGTTTATCTAATATCAAAGGTGATATTGTAATCGATGTTGTTGGAAATAATTTTGATAATATTGTTGGAAGAGCCAACTTTAAAGATGTGGTTTACACCAATCAAAAACAGGCTTATGTTTTTAAAAACTTCTCAGTCGTTTCTGGACTTGACAAAGAGGTGAAAACGATCAAAGTTAGTTCGGATGATATTGTTCAAGGACAATTAAACGGAGTCTTTACTTTTAATCAATTACTGCCAATAGCCCAGAATGCATTGGGTAGCATGTATACAAATTACAAGCCTTACCCAGTTGATACAGATCAATATATTGAGTTTGATTTTAAAATTTACAATCAAATTGTAGATGTATTTTTTCCTCAAATTTTTATAGGAAGTAACACCACAATTAGAGGGCGTTTGGATTCCAAATCAAATGATGTCGTTTTTACTTTTATTTCTCCTAAGGTAGTGGCCTATGGCAATGAAATCGATGAGCTTTCATTAAGGATAAATACGACAAACCCGCTATACAACACGCATCTAATGGCAGAAAATATCAAGACCAAGTATTATGATGCTACCAAGCTAAACTTGATCAATAGAACCCAAAATGACACCTTGTTTTTTAAGTCAGAGTTTAAAGGAGGGATCCAAAACTCCGAAACCTACAATATGGACTTTTATTATACTTTTAATGAAGATCAAAAGTTTGTTTTAGGTATTGAAAAATCGATATTTAATTTTAAGAATAACGTTTGGAATATTAATCCAGAAAGCAATAAAGATAATAAAGTTGTTTTTGATTTTAAGAAGGAAGAATTCGTTTTTAGTCCTTTTAAATTAGCATCAAATGAACAAGAAATTACTTTTTTAGGGACTCTTAGAGATTCTACATATAAAGATTTAAAGATCAATTTTAAAAAGGTAGAGCTCTCTAGTTTTTTGCCTCCAATAGATAGTTTATCTATGTATGGTGTTTTAAGTGGTGATTTGGACTTTTTGCAAAAAGATGGAGTGTATTCGCCAGAGGGAAACCTAGACGTTGAGAACTTTAAAATCAATTCATTTGAGCAGGGGGATTTAAAATTGTCTGTAAAAGGAAACAACTCCTACGAAAAATACAATGTAGACTTGAGTCTTACTCATAACGGAAGCCAAAGTATTTTTGCCAATGGGGATGTTGATTTTAGTGCAACAAGACCAGAATTAAAAAACTTTATAGTAAAATTAGATCAGTTTCAGCTCAATGCTTTTAGTCCACTAGGTCAGGATATACTTACTAGACTTCGAGGAGAAGCATCTGGAGAATTTAGTGTTAGTGGCTTTTTGGGAAACCCAAGTATGAAAGGAGAAATAACACTCAAAGATGCTGGATTAAAATTTCCGTATTTGAATGTTGATTATGATTTTCAAGGCATCACAAAAATTTCTTTAGAAGATCAATCTTTTAATTTTGATCAGCTAACCTTGCAAGATGTTAAGTATGGAACCATCGGTGATTTTAGCGGAAGGATTTCACACTTGAATTTTAAAGATTGGTATTTAAACCTTAAGATAGACACAGAAAATTTATTGGTACTAGACACTGAAGATGCAGAAGAAACCCTGTACTACGGGACAGCCTTTATTAATGGAGGAGCTCATCTTTATGGGATGACTAGTAGTTTGCAAATTGATGTAAATGCCAAAACCAATCCAAATACAGTTTTTGTCTTGCCTTTAAGCGATTTAAAAACAGTAGATAATTTTAGTTTGATACGTTTTGATTCTGAGTTAAAAACAATTGATCCTAAGTCGCAATTTGCTGTTAATACACCCAAAGGACTTAATTTAAATATCAATTTAGAAGTTACCAAAGACGCAACAGCAGAAGTTGTTATTGATAAAAAAACAGGAAGTTCTTTAAAAGGGAATGGTAATGGGGATATTCAACTAAAGATCGATACTAGAGGCGGGTTTTCTATGTATGGAGACTTTATAGTAGACAAAGGTAAATACGAGTTTAAAAATAGTGGAATTAACAGAACTTTTGAAGTAGAAAAAGGCGGGACAATTTCTTGGAACGGAGATCCAACCGATGCCAATTTAAATGTAACTGGAATTTACGTAGCCAAAGCAAACCCAGGACAATTATTAGAAAACTTTAATAGCAATAGAAAAATACCAGTAAACTTAATTACAAGAATAAGTGGAGGTTTGTACAATTCAAAACAAGAATTTGATATTGAAATTCCCAATGTTAATTCAGCGATTAAATCAGAACTTGATTTTAAATTGAATGACAATAATGTTGGTGAAAAAACCAAGCAATTTTTAACCTTGTTGGTAACCAATAGTTTTTACAATCCTAATGGTTCAGGATTCAATAGTTCTAATGCAATCATAGGAACCACTTCTAATGCGATTTCTAATGTTTTATCAGATCTAATTAGCAGTAGCGATGGCAAGGTTCAATTTGGTGTGGGTTATGATGTGGCAAATAAGAGTGATATCGATAATTTAAATACAGATGACTTGGTTAATGTATCAGTTGGTACTCAGATTTCTGATCGGGTAATTATTAATGGTAAAGTTGGGGTTCCGGTAGGGTCTAAAACTCAATCGAGTGTTGTAGGAGAAGTTAAAGTAGAGGTACTGTTAAATGAAAAAGGAAACTTTAGAGGTGTTATTTTTAATAGACAAAACGAGATTCAATACTCAACAGAAGAAGAGGGCTATACGCAAGGTGTAGGACTTACCTATCAAGTAGATTTTAATAATTTGTCTGAGTTGCTACAAAAAATGGGGCTTAAAAAACAAAGAAAAAAGCAGTTAGAACAATCAAAAGACACTGTTGTGATGCCAACTCAACCAAAAACAGTCAAATTTAATCCAGTAAAAAAGAATGCACAATAAGTATACGCTTGTGGTGTTGGCGGCTGGCATTGGTAGTCGTTATGGAGGAACCAAGCAATTGGATGAAGTATCTGCATCTGGAGCAAGTATCATGGAATTTTCTATTTACGATGCCATCAAAGCTGGGTTTACAAACATCGTTTTTATTCTTCGAGAAGATATCTTAACAGAGGTTAAAGCAGATTTTGATAGCAAATTAGCAGGGAAAGCTACTGTTGCATACGTTTGCCAGGAGATCCAAAATATTCCAAAAACATACCAGAACAATTCTCGAGTAAAACCTTGGGGTACTGGACATGCGCTGTTGGTGGCAAAAACGCATATCCAAGAAGAGTTTTGTGTAATTAACGCTGATGATTTTTATGGCTTTGATGCTTTTAAAGCGATGTATCGATTTTTAAAAACCAATACAGATAGACAGCAATACGCTATGGTCGGTTATCCTGTGCAAAATACTTTGTCTGCAAATGGATCGGTTTCTAGAGGACAATGTTATGTAGATTCAGACCTGCAATTGCTAAAAATTACAGAACGAACAGCTATTGTTCAAAAAGAAGATGTTATCAGTTATAAAACAGCAGCTGGTAAGGAGGAGCTCTTGCCTAAGGATACTTTGGTTTCAATGAATTTTTGGGGGTTTTATCCTGAGTTTTTTAGCGATCTAGAAGCGGCCTTTGAACAGTTTTTAAGTGTTAATTCTAATTCTTTGACTACCGAGTTTTATTTACCCTCGGTGATAGATGAGTTATTGCAAAAACAAAGGGTAAGGGTGCGTGTTTTAGAGACTTCTGCCAATTGGATGGGGGTTACTTACCAAGAAGATAAAGAGTTGGTTGTGAGTAGAATAAAAGATTTTATTGCTCAAGGGGCTTATCCAGAAAATTTATGGAGATGATACAGGTGCAAGAAGTTTTTAAAGCTTTTGATACTCAAACAAGCATAGAGTCTTTTACGGTTTTAAATACTGGGCATATCAATGATACCTATTTAATAGAGACAAAAGAGGGTGTGAAATTTGTCCTCCAAAGAATCAATAGTAATGTCTTTTCTGAAGCGGCTTTGATGATTCAAAACAAGGTTTTGGTGAGTTTGCACTTGCAAAAAAAAATGCAACAGTACTCAAAAGATAAGCTTCATCAGCATGTATTGAGCTTTGTAAAAACTCAGCAGGGTGCTTTCTTTTATGTGGATCATAATAATCATTATTGGAATCTGTCTTTTTTTATAAAAGGATCGATTACCTATGAAAAAACACCTAACACAGCAATTGCCTATCAGGCAGGGAAAGCGACCAGTGAGTTTTTGGCCTTAACTGCAGATTTTCCATTGGAATCTATCAAAACAATTTTACCAGATTTTCATAGCATTGATAATCGTTACAGACAGTTTCTTACTGCGTTAAATGCAGCTAGCCCGACAAGGTTAAAGACTGCTGAACTGCTGATAGATTTTGTGCAAAAAGAACAAGAAAACATGCGAGTTTTAGATGAGGCGATTACTATGAATAAGCTTCCGCTGCGGTTAACCCATAACGATACGAAAATTTCGAACATACTTTTTAATGCTTCAGATATAGCTATCTGTTTGATTGATACAGACACAGTAATGCCAGGTGTACTACACTATGATTATGCGGATGCAATCCGAACCATTTGCAATACGGCAGATGAGGATGAATCCGATTTGTTAAAAGTGCAGTTTCATTTGGATTATTTTAAATCCTATACTCTAGGTTTTAGTGAAAATATCAAAGAAAATTGTACCTTAGAAGAAGTGAAACTTTTACCGATTAGTCTTCAGGTATTGCCATTTATTATGGGGCTCCGGTTTTTAACTGATTATTTAAATGAGGATGTTTATTATAAAACAAACTATCCTGCACATAATTTAGATAGAGCCGCAAATCAGTTTACTTTGGTAAAAGAAATTCAACAAAATTTTTCAGAAATTAAAACGTACATCACTCAGGTTTTTTCTTTTTAATGCATCTATTTCTTTATTGTATTTAAGGACTGTTTTTCGAAATCGTTTTCGCTTTTTTTTCTGAATGTTAGCTAATTAATCGGTAACTTTATAGATATAAAAGATGGAGAAAATTAAAAAAATAGCAGTACTAACTTCAGGAGGAGATTCACCTGGAATGAATGCAGCCATTCGTTCTGTGGTAAGGACTTGTGCGTTTTATAAGATTGCATCTGTAGGGATTTACAGAGGTTATCAGGGGATGATTGAGGGAGATTTTATCAATCTTAATGCTCGGAGCGTTAATAATATTATTAACAAGGGAGGTACCATCCTAAAATCAGCAAGGTCTACGGAGTTTAGAACAGAAGAGGGTAGACGTAAAGCATATAAGCATTTAAAAGAGAATGAAATTGACGCCTTAGTAGTTATTGGTGGAGATGGAAGTTTTACAGGTGGCGTTGTTTTTAATCAAGAATTTAATTTCCCTATTGTGGGTATTCCAGGGACCATCGATAATGATATTTATGGAACTACACATACATTGGGTTTTGATACAGCACTCAATACAGCTGTAGAGGCAATTGATAAAATACGTGATACCGCTTCTTCACATAACCGCTTGTTTTTTGTTGAGGTGATGGGACGAGATGCTGGTTTTATCGCTTTAAATGCAGGAGTAGGAGCAGGTGCAGAAGAAATTTTAATACCCGAAGAAGACTTAGGCCTAGACCGTATGTTAGATTCTCTAAAAGCAAGTAGAAAATCAGGTAAATCATCCAGTATTGTTGTGGTTGCAGAAGGAGATAAAACAGGTAAAAACGTTTTTGAACTGGCAGATTATGTAGAGAAAAACTTGCCAGAATACGATGTGAGAGTTTCTGTTTTAGGGCATATGCAACGCGGAGGTTCTCCAAGCTGTTTTGATCGCGTTTTGGCCAGTAGGTTAGGTGTAAAAGCGGTAGAATTATTATTAGAAGGAAAAACAAATTTAATGGTAGGATTGGTCAATAATAAAATCAAGCCTACAGATTTAGAAAAAGCAATAAAAGGACATCATAAAATTGATACAGAATTATTGAGAGTGTCAGATATTATGTCAACATAAACAGATTAAATAGAACGTAAATGATAAAAATTGGAATTAATGGATTTGGACGTATCGGAAGGTTGGCTTTTCGATCTGCAATGGAGAGAGACAATGTACAAGTGGTAGGAATAAATGACTTACTAGAAGTAGATTATTTAGCATACATGCTTAAATATGATTCTGTTCATGGAGCATTTAAAGGGACTGTAGAGGTAAAAGATTCACAAACCCTTATGGTAAATGGAAATCCAATACGAGTAACAGCAGAAAGAAACCCAAGTGATTTAAAATGGGATGCCATTGGAGCAGATTATGTTTTGGAGTGTACAGGTATTTTTAAAAGTAAAGAACAAGCTAATTTACATCTTCTAGGAGGTGCAAAAAAAGTAATTATTTCTGCTCCTTCAGCAGATGCTCCTATGTTTGTAATGGGAGTTAATCATCAGCTTTTAACCAAAGAAGATACTATCATTTCGAATGCGTCATGTACCACAAATTGTTTGGCACCCATCGTAAAGGTATTGCATGATAATTTTGGAATTGTAGAAGGTTTAATGACTACAGTGCATTCTACAACGGCAACTCAAAGAACTGTTGATGGACCTTCATCAAAAGATTGGAGAGGTGGTAGAGCTGCCTTGCACAATATTATCCCATCTTCTACGGGTGCTGCAAAAGCGGTTAGTAAGATTATTCCTGCCATGAAAGGGAAGCTTACAGGAATGGCATTTAGAGTTCCAACTATGGATGTTTCTGTGGTTGATCTTACTGTGCGACTTGAAAAAAGTACCAGTTATGAAGATATTAAAGCAGCGATGAAGACTGCTTCAGAAAATGATATGAAAGGTGTTTTAGGATATACTGAAGAATTGTTGGTTTCACAAGACTTTGTTGGAGATACTAGAACTTCTATTTTTGATGCAAATGCAGGGATGGCTTTAAATGATCATTTTGTTAAAGTGGTTGCCTGGTATGACAATGAGATTGGGTATTCTACTAAGTTGGTTGATTTAGCTGTATATGCTGCTACCTTATAAGAGCAAATAAGAATAAAAAAAACGCGGCTTTGAAAATCAAAGCGGCGTTTTTTATTTAATAGCAATCATGCTAATTTCTACATTTACAAACTTGGGTAAGTTTGCAACTTCAACGGTTTCACGTGCAGGAGCAGTTTCTTCATTAAAATAGTCTGCATACACTTCATTAATTGCAGCAAAATTATTCATGTCAGAAATAAAAATACTTGTTTTGACAACCTGTTCAAAATTCATTTCTGCAGCTTCTAAAACGGCTTTTAGGTTTTCCATAACCTGTTTAGTTTCTACAGCTATAGAATCTAAAACCAATTCTCCATTTTCTGGATTAAAGGCGATTTGCCCTGAGGTGTAAAGTGTGTTTCCTGCTAAAATGGCTTGGTTGTATGGGCCGATTGGAGCTGGCGCTTTGCTTGTAGTGATGATTTTTTTCATTTTATTTAAATTTTCTTAATTTTTAATATAACAAACGATCAGGTAAGCTTCGTTTATCCCATTTCAAATCGTTTAGGATTCCAGATTTTACACCAATTCTAAAATAATAAGATTTATTTACTCCAAAAGGAGACCAATCAAAATTAAAGTTCCAGCTGTCTAGATCTCTGGTAAAACCAAGTCTTGTGTATGAGAAACCTTTGTTTTCAAAATCATAACCAGAGCTAAATCGGACAGACCATTTAGGTGTTAGTTCTATATTTCCATTAAACATTAAGGTGTTAGAGCCAATTCCTTTAATAATTCCATTATTGCTGTAATTTACAGCATACATTAGGTTTAGACTCCATGGAACTGATGCTTTGTAAAGTTGTGCTTTCTTTTCTGTGTTTGAGTTGTTAGGGTCTCCGTTGGTGTTTGCGTTGTCTCCAAACTGATCGTTAGAAGGTGCGTCAAATTGAGTTTTTTTAGGTTCTTTTTTCTTAAAATCTGTACTTGATATTGAATAGTTAGCAGAAAGTGTAGCGCTGGTTACTCTAAATAGATTGCTGTTAAACTTGTCAATTCTATTACCATTGCTGTCTAGTTGGTATGGGTCTAGAATCGCCCCCATATTTACGGTTAGTTTGTCTTTAAATAGCAAGGTTCCGGCACTTACATTTACAGGACTCCAACGCAGACTGTCAGCGGCTATATTATAAAAGGTGTTAAAGTTTAAGTTGTTTAATAAGGTAATTTTTTTGTCTTCTAGATTAGTAGAGTCTCTTGATGCTACTTTAGCTTCTAAAACATTGTTTACGGTTATTCCAATCGAGTTTGATAAACCGCTTCCGGGTTGACCATAAATACCGTTTTCAAAAGGTGAGTAGGTTTCTAGATCAAGAGGGTCTGCACTTTGCTGAACTTGTAAATTGTACTGATCAGCAAAATCAGGTCGGTATCCATAAGAAATAGAAGGTCTAACCGTATGCCTAATCGTTTTTATTCGCCCTTTTAGATTGTAAACCCCGTATAATGTAGTACTCAAAGCAACACCCAGGTTGTATTCTCTAAAACTTTTAAAACCTTTGATAGTTTCGGTAACTGCCGTGGTCGTTAGAGGGTCATAGTTTTTTTGAATATAATCAAAATTCCAAACCTCTTTATATGTTGCGCTTGGAGCTAAGGTAAAATATTTAAAAACTTTTAGATTTGTGCTAGCATTTGCATTGTGTTGGATTCCCGCTTTTGCTGTATCAAACATTTCTGGTTTAAAGAATAGAGAATCTACGGTGTTGATTCTATAATCTCCTTTAAGGCTATAGTTTACACCCATCTTTTGCAGAGCATTGGTTTTCTCTCCATTTTTACCTGAAAAAGGGTAGACGCGATCCATGTTTACCTGAACAGAAGGCAAGGTCATAGTAATGGCCTGTGTATTGGTGTTCTGTGAGTGTGTTGCAGTAGCGTTTAGATTAAAAGGAGTTCCTACAAATTTTCGATAATATGAAATTGAAGAGCTCAGTGTATTTGTTAAAAAATCATT contains:
- the gap gene encoding type I glyceraldehyde-3-phosphate dehydrogenase; this encodes MIKIGINGFGRIGRLAFRSAMERDNVQVVGINDLLEVDYLAYMLKYDSVHGAFKGTVEVKDSQTLMVNGNPIRVTAERNPSDLKWDAIGADYVLECTGIFKSKEQANLHLLGGAKKVIISAPSADAPMFVMGVNHQLLTKEDTIISNASCTTNCLAPIVKVLHDNFGIVEGLMTTVHSTTATQRTVDGPSSKDWRGGRAALHNIIPSSTGAAKAVSKIIPAMKGKLTGMAFRVPTMDVSVVDLTVRLEKSTSYEDIKAAMKTASENDMKGVLGYTEELLVSQDFVGDTRTSIFDANAGMALNDHFVKVVAWYDNEIGYSTKLVDLAVYAATL
- a CDS encoding Rid family detoxifying hydrolase encodes the protein MKKIITTSKAPAPIGPYNQAILAGNTLYTSGQIAFNPENGELVLDSIAVETKQVMENLKAVLEAAEMNFEQVVKTSIFISDMNNFAAINEVYADYFNEETAPARETVEVANLPKFVNVEISMIAIK
- the pfkA gene encoding 6-phosphofructokinase, with amino-acid sequence MEKIKKIAVLTSGGDSPGMNAAIRSVVRTCAFYKIASVGIYRGYQGMIEGDFINLNARSVNNIINKGGTILKSARSTEFRTEEGRRKAYKHLKENEIDALVVIGGDGSFTGGVVFNQEFNFPIVGIPGTIDNDIYGTTHTLGFDTALNTAVEAIDKIRDTASSHNRLFFVEVMGRDAGFIALNAGVGAGAEEILIPEEDLGLDRMLDSLKASRKSGKSSSIVVVAEGDKTGKNVFELADYVEKNLPEYDVRVSVLGHMQRGGSPSCFDRVLASRLGVKAVELLLEGKTNLMVGLVNNKIKPTDLEKAIKGHHKIDTELLRVSDIMST
- a CDS encoding translocation/assembly module TamB domain-containing protein produces the protein MSIVFSIPAVQTRLAKTLTKTLNKEFKTDIVVKQVDLSFLGSVRLKGVEIRDHHKDTLLFVDKLSTSLRDVKKIMDNDVNLGNVSLDGVQFFMTTYKGETDDNLAVFVEKFNTDTPVDSLAPTFLLSTKNIYLNNLTFRISDANNKEPLSLALSDAGGSLSDFRIEGANVYAKLRGLYFNHTTGIEVVDLTTDFTYTTSQMLFENTRIKTAHSLVQANIKFDYNREDLQFFTDKVLIKASIDQSDLAMQDLHKLYEEIDGDDILHFNGEFNGYLNNFKINGFDLVSDEGMKIKSEMSFKNILNADKDFLFDAALTNITANHQQLKSILPNLLGKTLPTELSRLGNFRLSGKTFVSSDKIKANVLINSKLGKARADLELTNITNIDNSDYKGRISLIDFNIGAFINESLFGKVSLDADVNGSGFKLENINTGVIGSIKQLEFNDYVYQNLYVDGLFQNRLFNGNLKVDDAFLKMRFNGLADFSSSVNKFDFTASIEEANLLKTNLFTRDSLSNIKGDIVIDVVGNNFDNIVGRANFKDVVYTNQKQAYVFKNFSVVSGLDKEVKTIKVSSDDIVQGQLNGVFTFNQLLPIAQNALGSMYTNYKPYPVDTDQYIEFDFKIYNQIVDVFFPQIFIGSNTTIRGRLDSKSNDVVFTFISPKVVAYGNEIDELSLRINTTNPLYNTHLMAENIKTKYYDATKLNLINRTQNDTLFFKSEFKGGIQNSETYNMDFYYTFNEDQKFVLGIEKSIFNFKNNVWNINPESNKDNKVVFDFKKEEFVFSPFKLASNEQEITFLGTLRDSTYKDLKINFKKVELSSFLPPIDSLSMYGVLSGDLDFLQKDGVYSPEGNLDVENFKINSFEQGDLKLSVKGNNSYEKYNVDLSLTHNGSQSIFANGDVDFSATRPELKNFIVKLDQFQLNAFSPLGQDILTRLRGEASGEFSVSGFLGNPSMKGEITLKDAGLKFPYLNVDYDFQGITKISLEDQSFNFDQLTLQDVKYGTIGDFSGRISHLNFKDWYLNLKIDTENLLVLDTEDAEETLYYGTAFINGGAHLYGMTSSLQIDVNAKTNPNTVFVLPLSDLKTVDNFSLIRFDSELKTIDPKSQFAVNTPKGLNLNINLEVTKDATAEVVIDKKTGSSLKGNGNGDIQLKIDTRGGFSMYGDFIVDKGKYEFKNSGINRTFEVEKGGTISWNGDPTDANLNVTGIYVAKANPGQLLENFNSNRKIPVNLITRISGGLYNSKQEFDIEIPNVNSAIKSELDFKLNDNNVGEKTKQFLTLLVTNSFYNPNGSGFNSSNAIIGTTSNAISNVLSDLISSSDGKVQFGVGYDVANKSDIDNLNTDDLVNVSVGTQISDRVIINGKVGVPVGSKTQSSVVGEVKVEVLLNEKGNFRGVIFNRQNEIQYSTEEEGYTQGVGLTYQVDFNNLSELLQKMGLKKQRKKQLEQSKDTVVMPTQPKTVKFNPVKKNAQ
- the tsaD gene encoding tRNA (adenosine(37)-N6)-threonylcarbamoyltransferase complex transferase subunit TsaD, giving the protein MSQKSIYILGIESSCDDTSAAVICNGVVLSNVVANQEVHAKYGGVVPELASRAHQQNIVPVVQQALKEANIEKHQLHGIAFTRGPGLMGSLLVGTSFAKSLALGLKIPLLDVNHMQAHILAHFIKEEDSRIPPFPFICLTISGGHTQIVKVNNHFDMEILGETIDDAVGEAFDKSAKILGLPYPGGPLIDKYAQLGNPKAFKFTKPKVGDLDFSFSGLKTAILYFIQKQEKEQPNFIKENLYDICASIQYTIIEILMDKLKNAVKQTQITHIAIAGGVSANSEIRKRLKMAEQHWGWTSYIPKFEYTTDNAAMIAITGYLNFLNNTYADVSVTAQARLKVTE
- a CDS encoding phosphotransferase enzyme family protein; the protein is MEMIQVQEVFKAFDTQTSIESFTVLNTGHINDTYLIETKEGVKFVLQRINSNVFSEAALMIQNKVLVSLHLQKKMQQYSKDKLHQHVLSFVKTQQGAFFYVDHNNHYWNLSFFIKGSITYEKTPNTAIAYQAGKATSEFLALTADFPLESIKTILPDFHSIDNRYRQFLTALNAASPTRLKTAELLIDFVQKEQENMRVLDEAITMNKLPLRLTHNDTKISNILFNASDIAICLIDTDTVMPGVLHYDYADAIRTICNTADEDESDLLKVQFHLDYFKSYTLGFSENIKENCTLEEVKLLPISLQVLPFIMGLRFLTDYLNEDVYYKTNYPAHNLDRAANQFTLVKEIQQNFSEIKTYITQVFSF
- a CDS encoding nucleotidyltransferase family protein, which translates into the protein MHNKYTLVVLAAGIGSRYGGTKQLDEVSASGASIMEFSIYDAIKAGFTNIVFILREDILTEVKADFDSKLAGKATVAYVCQEIQNIPKTYQNNSRVKPWGTGHALLVAKTHIQEEFCVINADDFYGFDAFKAMYRFLKTNTDRQQYAMVGYPVQNTLSANGSVSRGQCYVDSDLQLLKITERTAIVQKEDVISYKTAAGKEELLPKDTLVSMNFWGFYPEFFSDLEAAFEQFLSVNSNSLTTEFYLPSVIDELLQKQRVRVRVLETSANWMGVTYQEDKELVVSRIKDFIAQGAYPENLWR